The Vidua macroura isolate BioBank_ID:100142 chromosome 2, ASM2450914v1, whole genome shotgun sequence DNA window TCTATCAAGAAAGAAGACTTTTTCTGGTGTGCTGATTCAAGAAAACCAGGCATCAATCAGGTAGTGTTTCTGCTATGGCTTATATTCTCTTATGTTCATATTCACTAATGTTCTTTCGTTTTCCTCTCAACTGGTTTCTGTAGGTGCTCTGCAAAGATACCACTTGCTAACTAGAATGTTCATTTTCAGTCACGTGCAGTAGTGCTATGTCTCTTATGTAACACATCACAAAGCACCTgaggaagaatttgaatttgtAACTTTAAACTGAGATGCTTTTCTTCTGAGTTGTTAATACATTTTCATAGTTGCTAGGAGACAATACTGCTCTTGGTGGTTTTGTAACTTTCTAGGTAGTCTGATGCCAGCTCTACTGCCTAACTGAAGGTTTTGGAACCTGTCAGTGTGGTAGGAACTATGTGTCCTTGTTCAGACTTGTCTCAGATGGCCTGGGCTCTCATGACTGCAGTAGCTGAGCTTCAGCTTCATCTGTTAGACAGCTCTTTATGgtataaaaaatatgttttccagCCTGGGTTCTGATCAGTGGTTGCTTAACCATTTGTTTTTGCTGGAGGAATAGTGCAAGCTAAACAGAAATGATTCAGTATGAGTACATTCTGCAGACTACCAACTGAAAAGTGAACATCCTCTAAAAATACATCCCTTTGTTGCATGATTTaagatgtttgtttgttttttttttaagcagtagTAGAACGAGGAGAGCCACTACCAGTAAACTGCAAGACAAGTTACAGCTCTCAATATCTTCCAAGCCAGAAATGGTAAGTTTTTGACTGATACTTAAATACTGATGGCACTTTGTTTCTATGGCTACAGCATTCCACTTACTTAAATCTCTTTATGTTGTATGTCTTCCAGAGCATGAGAATTTTGCAGGTGCAGAGGTGTGGTTTGTCAGACCTTTATTTAGTCACTGCTTATTATATGCTTCTTGGAAAGCTGTCATATTCCAGTAGGCAATGGATCATATTGCTATTCAATTTGTACCCAACAGGAGAGAGAGTTAAAGAGAATACCATTATTGCTGAAATAATGCTTAAATTTTAACAACGCTTCTCAAGAATCTCACGGGGTTCTTGATACATTTTGAGTCTTTGGGGAAGTTATTTAAAATCTGAGTAATGTCTTCTGTCACAGTAAAGAaagccaaaaagaaagaaaagtcttGTTAATGGTTTGGCTTTCTTTACTTGAAAGAAAGCCAAACCATTAACAAAATGAACTGTTGAGTGTGTATGTTTTTTCAGTGGTGTGCTGGCAAAACTAAGGTAATCAGAAGTAGATGCCAATACCTAATCAGAGTTTAAGGGAATGTGTTTACTGTATCATTTCATGTCACTTTCCTGGAATTAAGATGCAAATGGTTGTGCTGCTTAGAAATAGCAAAACAGAGATTCTTTTCCAGACCTGTTCTCAGAGAAAGGTGAGGAAAAAATAGACATAAGACCTGTGTTCATGTTAGTTCAGAGTTTGGGGTTCATAAGATTTGAGATGTGGTGCTACttgaggagaaaagcaaaaaacttTAAACTTCAAAACTGTCTGTTGaggagaaaaatggaagaagTAAGAACAAGTGTTTTTTTACAAGTTGCCTGAAGggatatatatttttctgtataaatgTCTTTTATGGTTTAAAGTTGAGTTAAGCTACATAGTTTCCTGAAAAAACAGTCCTCACACTCAAATTCTAGTTATGCAGGCTTTGTCAAATCTAACTACTAAGCCTCAGTGACAGACCGGGATATGAGTTTTCTTTCAGGTCAAGGGCATCTTCCTTAAAGTCTGCTCCTGCAGACTTCCATGTGTCATCCACATGGTTTTTTCATGCCTTTGGATATTTCACTCTTTAAAAAGCTGTTGCTTGGACAATGCTGAATTAATTGCAGTAGAGCAActttttttgaggaaaagacTAGATTCTACTTTTCTTAAGGGGTTGTGCTGAGAACATACAGCTGATAGTTTCAGTAAAGCCATGTAAAACTGATGTAACTATTCTCAACTTGCAGCATCCTACATCTCAATAGTAAGTAAAGTTATCTTCTGGTAACATCTAGGAGTGGAGAGAAGTGGGGAGAGGATGTTGCCAGCAGGTCCCTCTATCCCTAATTACTACTTTACTGACTACCTTGTGTTAGTAGACTATTCACACTAAGTGGAGGAATGGTGCTGCCATTAACTGATTATGTATGCAAACAGATACTGCTCTTGACTATATACAGCCTAAAGCAAGTTTCTGCTTAAGTCAGAATTCTAAGGAGGTAATTTAGGCAGCTTTAAGCCAGAAGTTGCTTTAagagttttatttcttacttcCAAGACAGAATTTAagcaatttttatttgatttttgatGTGAATTCTGCAGTAATAGTTGACAAATAATCTACTTAATATTTATACATTACTTCTGTAGGCACCTTTAAACTGGCATGTACGGTTAAGCACTTTTGTCCTGTAAATCATTGGAAGCCTCTTTGGAAACAATTAACATGCAGCATGAACATATGTATAACATTTACATGCATTTACTTTtgatttcaggaaaataaagagaatgcTGATAAAGTGTCATGGAACCAATCAATTGTAAACTCAGAAACAAATGTTACTTTAAACTCTTCTACAGTCCCACTGACAAGTTACATATCAGAGACAAACTGTAATCTTGAAAATCAAGCTCCAGAGAATAAAGTCACAGATATAAAATCTCAGCATGTACCACTTAGCAAGGCCatcttggaaataaaaagaattaaagagAGGCATTtgacagcagaaaaacaaaatgcaagtaTCAGCATACCAAAGAAACCAGCTCTTGGCAGATATCGTGGCAAAGTTATCCAATCCAAGATAAATTctttctggaaagcagcaaaaacTGAGGGGGAAAAGAGTTCTTTTCCAGACAAGaagctttttccttctgccacAAAACAAGCAGCAAATTCTTCGCCCATGAAAAGCTGTAATACAGTTCTGAAGACCATCAAAGTTGCAAACAACCCTAAGTCTGTAAAATCAAATGGTGTCCTGCCATTTCATAGCAAACCATCTGACAAAGCTGCTACTAACTTGCAGTCTGGTCTGAAGAAACAGCTGACATTTGCTGTGGCACCAAAGAAAGTAACAGTCCCAAAAGTGGTTGGTGGAAGGCGACCACAGCCCCTGAAGGCTGCTTCTTGCAATCCTGATCGCAAAATGAGGGGTGTGAAGAAGTGTGCAGATTTTTATGAAGATGCAAGACCAGAAGGTCCAGCAAAATCAGCTTCTCTTGCTCCTGGTACAAAATCAGGACAGAATTCTAAAATGGATAGCAACAGAAAATCTATTCTGCCAAAAGAGTCAGCAGAAGAGAGAAGGTAACTAAATTACTGTTGTAGCTTACTCTTAGAAGGTATTCAGGCCTCTTTCCCAAGAATATCTTGTTTGATCTATTTGTTGCTGTATAGACTCTAAAAAACAGAGAACTAAGTGTTTGGACTTGATGCCCAAGGATAGCATCAAGGCTTAAACTGAGAAATCAGGATTCAATTGCAGGAACTCTCCAGGCTTACAGCTTTTCCCGTgcagttaaaaaatatatgttgcTGGAGCTGTTTTTTTAGTCTAAGTGTTGTGACAGCCTTAAGGATGACAGATAATACTGTAAATTAACTTCACGTGCATGTCgcagttgaaaaaaaatgacTGAGGCGGGATGTATATAGGCAGGAGCATCTttacaaactgaaagagagaacTTGTCAATGACATTTTTCAGTTTGGTGAGTGCAGCATAGACAATGGGCGGGAATATGATTCACAGTCTAAAAGTTATTTAATATTCCTCATATAGAGCTCTTTTTGAGTCACATTTACTAAAAATTAGTGGTCATGGGGGTGTGGttgaaatgaaacattaaaaCTGAATTACACTTCACATCTGTTTCTGATTTTATAAAGTGTGTGATAGGGTTGTTTTGGGCTGTTCTCCATGCTTTGTCTTAAGATATTAGTTTCTAGTTTTCTGATTTGACGTGGGACTGGGGGGGAGAAGGTGACAGAGATGAATAgttaagaaacatttttttaccttttttttcaaaacaaggGTCTGTAACCTAAGTCTCTTGTTGCAGCTGGAAGGGAAgagattaaaatgttttaacCTGGTAGATACCTAAAGCAGACAGTAATATGCGTAGTTCTGAAACTTCCATGCAGATCTCAAAGGCAGCTTTATTCCTCTTGGGATTGAAAGAAGAAGACTCAGACTACCTGGAAAGCATATCTTGGCATGACTTACCCTAATTAGTGTCAGTCAATGTAAAAAAAGTGATAAAACATCTGTCACTTCAGCTAATAATATTCATAAATGCAGAGCTCGCCTGGATGAATGGAGGGCATCTAGAGGAAAAGTGATGAGACGACCTCCTATACATGTACTTCTGGGACCCCAGTCTAAAAGCGAAGAACAAGAATTCTCTGCTGCTGATACAGAAAAGGTCAACAAGACTCTGAGTGAATGCCTGCAGTTAACAGAACAGGTACTTGGACCCCTGCCTACTGAGTTCTGATCATATAAGTCCtgacaaaaggaaaattctCTGGGCATGTTAGACCCATGTGAATCAGATGCAGGAGATTAATTGTTCCCCAAGTTAAGCAATATCATAGCTTTTGCCAACAGCTGAGGAAATTAACCTTTACTAACTCACTGAGCTACTAAATAAGTATAGTCAATAATGGTAATAATAGTAATTTAACTATAATGTAATGAGAGTAGATAGAAGGAATTAACCTAAAACAAGTTTGCATTTGCACAAACTTGTCTGTACTTCTGAAAAAGTCTGGTTCAAGTAGTTCTGAAGATGCCTCTACATCTTACTACTTTTACTTAACTTCTACTTAAAATACTGTATAAATCCAATTTTGAAGAATAGTTGAATAACAATTCtgccaaaggaaaaatcctttgcTTTCTAGtccaaaagcagcaaaactacAGCACCTCAATGTGTCAAGTGCATTTAAATCTCTCCTTTTGTGCTGACTTTAGGGACATTGCAGTGATGAAGTACGTGCCATGTTGGAAGATCTGATACACAGCATTGCTGGGgttaaaaagcttgcaaaataTTGGATCTGCTGTATGCGTCTTGAGCAGACGGGCCATCTTGGAAAGCTTCTTGCTGTCTATGAGGAGGCCATTTTGGCAGGAGCGAAGGTAAGCAACTTTTCTTAAAATCTGAGATTAACAATTAGAAAGGCATGAAAATATGGCCTGTAAAATACAACTGCTTCTGATTCTATTAAATACCTTTatagtaggaggagagtcacGTGACCTACCTGACCataaaaataatggatttgGTTTGCTCTGTAGC harbors:
- the CKAP2 gene encoding cytoskeleton-associated protein 2 isoform X2, with amino-acid sequence MAARAAPQLPASRRSEPAFREQRRQKVEEDLSRKKTFSGVLIQENQASISSRTRRATTSKLQDKLQLSISSKPEMENKENADKVSWNQSIVNSETNVTLNSSTVPLTSYISETNCNLENQAPENKVTDIKSQHVPLSKAILEIKRIKERHLTAEKQNASISIPKKPALGRYRGKVIQSKINSFWKAAKTEGEKSSFPDKKLFPSATKQAANSSPMKSCNTVLKTIKVANNPKSVKSNGVLPFHSKPSDKAATNLQSGLKKQLTFAVAPKKVTVPKVVGGRRPQPLKAASCNPDRKMRGVKKCADFYEDARPEGPAKSASLAPGTKSGQNSKMDSNRKSILPKESAEERRARLDEWRASRGKVMRRPPIHVLLGPQSKSEEQEFSAADTEKVNKTLSECLQLTEQGHCSDEVRAMLEDLIHSIAGVKKLAKYWICCMRLEQTGHLGKLLAVYEEAILAGAKPREELRHTLVDTIKNTEGLLNSDSGGTVIEAHFSEVVEVSKEPNLSVEPVQETFKDLCPDDNQKEENDNKKAETSSEVIKKEEIDLDLKPRGDILPKKNKKHKAKERAKKKGKCEREQKEDGIKNTAQAINSPEKENDTSYSMKCNPPTTPYLESVKMHPVANDCSAKDLKIVTPLRYSQRIREKMCKLPDAVKDQDPCVSSLEQLGDLEPKSTVFIHRQSNALQETSAEIEE
- the CKAP2 gene encoding cytoskeleton-associated protein 2 isoform X1, giving the protein MAARAAPQLPASRRSEPAFREQRRQKVEEDLSRKKTFSGVLIQENQASISSSRTRRATTSKLQDKLQLSISSKPEMENKENADKVSWNQSIVNSETNVTLNSSTVPLTSYISETNCNLENQAPENKVTDIKSQHVPLSKAILEIKRIKERHLTAEKQNASISIPKKPALGRYRGKVIQSKINSFWKAAKTEGEKSSFPDKKLFPSATKQAANSSPMKSCNTVLKTIKVANNPKSVKSNGVLPFHSKPSDKAATNLQSGLKKQLTFAVAPKKVTVPKVVGGRRPQPLKAASCNPDRKMRGVKKCADFYEDARPEGPAKSASLAPGTKSGQNSKMDSNRKSILPKESAEERRARLDEWRASRGKVMRRPPIHVLLGPQSKSEEQEFSAADTEKVNKTLSECLQLTEQGHCSDEVRAMLEDLIHSIAGVKKLAKYWICCMRLEQTGHLGKLLAVYEEAILAGAKPREELRHTLVDTIKNTEGLLNSDSGGTVIEAHFSEVVEVSKEPNLSVEPVQETFKDLCPDDNQKEENDNKKAETSSEVIKKEEIDLDLKPRGDILPKKNKKHKAKERAKKKGKCEREQKEDGIKNTAQAINSPEKENDTSYSMKCNPPTTPYLESVKMHPVANDCSAKDLKIVTPLRYSQRIREKMCKLPDAVKDQDPCVSSLEQLGDLEPKSTVFIHRQSNALQETSAEIEE